The Aspergillus oryzae RIB40 DNA, chromosome 5 genome segment CATGGATTTAAGTTGGGACCTGAGACGCTCGATACCAAAGTACTTGAAATCTGTTAGTACAGATTTGAAGAGATTTCCATTCCAAACaagcgagaaaaaaaataaataaaaaatacaGTCGCCTTTCACAGCCACTGTGCTATACCTCTCGGTGCTGAAGATGCTACTAATGCATGCATGTAATTGGGAGCTACTAATTTTTCTCAATCCAGCGCATTCTACAGGGCAACAGCGGGCGCACTATCTGGTTGGCGCAGCTACCAATGGAATTCCAAAAATAACTCCAGGACTTGGAATCCTGTAGCCACTGCCTGATAAATCAAAAATACACCAATtctaaaaataaaattcGTACAACAGCATTTTTATCTGTATACACTAGAATACATCACAACATATCTGAAAGGAAAAAATGCTAATTTCGCTATATCTTAAACTGAACCAATCCATTCTAACCCCCTTTTCGTCATTTAGGTATCAAAATGCACCCctctatttcttctccttagGAGCAAGCATCAGCTCAGGGCGGACATGGGTGTCGAAGTCCTCCTCGCTAAGGGCCTGCAGCTCCATAGCACTCTGCTTCAGAGTGAGACCCTTCTTGTGGGCGTTCTTAGCGACCTTGGACGCCATGTCGTAACCGATAACGGGGTTCAAGCAGGTGACGAGCATCAGACTGGGGAGGCGTTAGTCTAGTTAAGGCATTTTAACGTAAGCGAAGGAATTACATACCTCTCGTGGAGCAGGGAGTTGATTCTGGGCTCGTTGGCCTCGAGACCGTGCACCaggttcttctcgaagctcttcatgCCATCCGAAAGAATGCGCGAGCTGTGCAGAAGGTTGCGGATCATGACGGGCTTGAACACGTTAAGCTCGAACTGACCGTTCATACCACCAACGGTAGCAGCGACGTGGTTACCCATAACCTGGGAGCAGATCATGGTAAGGGACTCGCACTGAGTGGGGTTGACCTTTCCAGGCATGATAGAGGAGCCGGGCTCGTTCTCGGGGAGGATCAGCTCGCCCAGACCGCAACGAGGTCCAGAACCGAGGTAACGGATATCCTGGGCGATCTTGAAGAGAGAGCAAGCAAGGGTGTTAAGGGAACCAGAGGCCTCGACGATCGCATCGTGAGCAGCGAGAACCTCGAACTTGTTGGGGGCGGTCTTGAATTCGGTGCCAGTCATCTTGGTGACCTCGGCGGCAATGGCCTCATCAAAGCCCTTGAAGGTGTTCAGACCAGTACCGACAGCAGTTCCACCCTGAGCAAGATAGCGGAGGTGGGGAAGAGAGTTCTGAACGCGCTCAATGTTGCGATCAAGCTGGGCAACGTAGCCGGAGAACTCCTGACCAAGAGTAAGAGGAGTAGCATCCTGCAGATGGGTACGAccgatcttgatgatcttctcaaAGTTCTCCACCTTCACCTGGAGAGCATCGCGAAGGCTCTTGAGGGAAGGCAGCAAAGTTCCCTCGAGCTCCAAAACAGCAGCGATGTGCATAGCAGTAGGGAAAGAGTCGTTGGAGGAAGCAGACATGTTGACGTGGTCGTTGGGGTGCACAGGCTTCTTAGATCCCATCTTGCCACCCAAGATCTCGATGGCACGGTTCGAGATGACCTCGTTGGAGTTCATGTTGGACTGGGTGCCGGAACCAGTCTGCCAAACGACAAGAGGGAAGTGGTCCATGAGCTTGCCCTCGGCAACCTCGGCGGCAGCCTTCTGAATAGCCTCACCAATCTTGGGGTCTAGAACACGCGGGGAATCGTTAGAAATGTTTTACTATAACATCATGCTGGTAAAGATATGCGTACCAAGGCCAAACTTCATGTTCACGGTAGCAGCAGCACCCTTCAGGATACCGAAAGCCTTGACAACACCCTCAGGCATACGGTCCTGAGGCTGGTTGATGTCAAAGTTACCCAGGGAACTATTCTCAGATTGATTAGCCTCTGTATATCCTCTTGCTTGCGGCTCGGTGAGAGCTTCTCGAGGCGGCTTCTTACCGCTGGGTCTGGGCACCCCAGTACTTGTCGGCAGGGACCTATCACAACATACGATTAGACCTTTGAAGACAACCCAGTGTTATGTAGGAGATAATCTCACCTCAATCTCGCCAAAGGCGTCAGTTTCAACGCGAGTTTCCGAAGCCTGTGAGGAGAGGAACTGTCAGCATTGTGGGTTGGAAAACCGTACTCTTCCGCTAGAAGCAAAACCATTGCTACAGCACTGAGCGGAGAGTACAATGACTAGTATTCTTCCATCATAAAGCCCAGTATGCGTACCATTCTTGCGGTTGTACCAAAAGTTCTCTTGCTGGAGATGGTGTTCAAGGACTGAAGGCGGGGGAACTGGAGTTGTCGGCTATTGGTGCTCAGAGCGCGACGGCAACCGAGAGAAGCGGGGGACCGGGCAGCACAAGCTAAAGCAGAGCGTGCGACTGCGGGGGAACTGGCAGACGCTCTCGATGCTGCATGCGCCAAAGAAGCCATCGACCGCACCGCGGCTCGGGAGTTCGAGGGTGCCAACATGATGGAGCTAGACAAGGATGATTTTGTTTAGTTTTGTACTCATTAGGTCAATGGCTCTGAATTGGGAAGACAAAAGTCGTATAAATACCTCAAATTATGTGTGTCTATAAGAATAACAATAAAAGTACAAGAATGAATATATTAG includes the following:
- a CDS encoding class II fumarate hydratase (fumarase) codes for the protein MLAPSNSRAAVRSMASLAHAASRASASSPAVARSALACAARSPASLGCRRALSTNSRQLQFPRLQSLNTISSKRTFGTTARMASETRVETDAFGEIEVPADKYWGAQTQRSLGNFDINQPQDRMPEGVVKAFGILKGAAATVNMKFGLDPKIGEAIQKAAAEVAEGKLMDHFPLVVWQTGSGTQSNMNSNEVISNRAIEILGGKMGSKKPVHPNDHVNMSASSNDSFPTAMHIAAVLELEGTLLPSLKSLRDALQVKVENFEKIIKIGRTHLQDATPLTLGQEFSGYVAQLDRNIERVQNSLPHLRYLAQGGTAVGTGLNTFKGFDEAIAAEVTKMTGTEFKTAPNKFEVLAAHDAIVEASGSLNTLACSLFKIAQDIRYLGSGPRCGLGELILPENEPGSSIMPGKVNPTQCESLTMICSQVMGNHVAATVGGMNGQFELNVFKPVMIRNLLHSSRILSDGMKSFEKNLVHGLEANEPRINSLLHESLMLVTCLNPVIGYDMASKVAKNAHKKGLTLKQSAMELQALSEEDFDTHVRPELMLAPKEKK